CTCTGGCTCCCGGCTGAATCATAAATTCAAAGTAATGTCCAAGTCTGTTGTCGCACGTCAGTGTTACTCACTGAAGACATTTGTTGCTGTGGTGAAACATTCAAAGAGTTCAAGATGTGCTATTGATAAAATAACTGGTCTAGTATCATCATCTTTGTTCCTTGTCCTTGTTCTGTGCCACACTGTCCCCCACACTGTCAAGTAAATATGTTTGTCTAATATCAGTTGGACCCTTTAAAGTCTAAATGAACTCTTCAGATACTGTGTATTTAGTTTCCTGGTTAAACTGTAATGTTCAATTAGGTAAGATGTTTGATAGCTACGCTTCCTTCTGCCGTTTCTTTGCTTACTCATGCTGTTTCAACGTTCTGGTTGGCAGGTCCATGCGAAGTGGATTTTAGACCTGGACCAGTACAATGAGTGGATGAACGAGGAGGACTATGAGGTGGGTGAGGGCTGTCCCAAGAGAAAGAGGATCTCTGCCAAGACTCTGACAGATGAGGTGACAACTCCAGATGAGCGGAGGGACAAAAAACCCAGCAGTGCCAAGAAGAGGAAGCGCTCGCCATCACCCTCCCCCACCCCTCCACCTCAAGAGAGCAAGAAGAAGAACACCAAAAAAGGGTAAAGTTATAGACATGTCATCAATCTAGAATCAATAAAACCAGTGATGCCGGACAGTTTGTGAAGCCTTGCATTAGTTCAAGAAGGCATGTACTCTTTAAGCACTTTCTGTTGTAATTCTAAGTTCAATTTACAGTTAATGAGTACATTTTCAGGCTTTGTTTAACTCTTTGATTCCTGCATGCTAATGTCTGAAAACAACCATGTCAGAGCTGGTAAACTATATGTTAACAACCTTTTTACTAGTGTCCGaccgatcagcctttttttcgattatttcgatcaccgattagggggaaatcaaaaagaccgatagccgatatcagccgatacgattattacccttttttacctttttgggagaaaacaaatttcaatacaagaattcatttaaatgaatggtgagcaatttattgctttaactaggaaggacagcaatattcacttcgcacggctcacacatcaaaagtgcaaattatggaacatcaaacaaaacaagcagcatttcagttattaaaaataacattaagtgaattttctctttacataaaataaaaaagctgcctataaaaaataacaaattaagaggaataacagcctcaattttagaacagtcaggcacaatactcccaattcccagacccaaaccacagcaagtgcctacttggaggtagtaacagtaagctaactagtacacatgacaaacaaccaaacagtacaggttgtgaaaatggctacacaggttgtttttttaagtgcaaatatttacttaagtttacttaagtttgagcatgttgaacattcttaatacaaaaagaaaatgcagtatttcagtaaatttcttaatttttcttaaaaaaaaaaaaaatcgaaattatttatttttgatttttttttggggggggcgataccgattattaataaaattataaatatcGAATTCGATAATCGGCCACGGCCGATTATCGGTCGCCCACTACTTTTTACTGAGGATTCAGTTCCAGAAGGGAAGGTCTGCCTGTTATTTGGCTTTTGGCTTGgttggttctttctttcttgtgaaTGGATCTAACACTGATACACTGTGGATGTAAGTCTGGCTGTGCAAGACCAACCAGCGATATAAAACCCGGTCCTTTACATGTGTGTTGGCAGGCCAACGACGCCATACACCAAGTCTAAACGGGGTCagagggaggaggagcaggaggaccTATCCAAGGACTTGGATGAAGCGTCTCCTGTTCCAGCGTCTGAAGAGGGAAATACAGCAAAGACAAGTACGCTCATTTTATTACTTCAAAACATATGTAAACAGTTTCTTAAACGAACGTTTAACATGTAACATCCTTCATATTACATACTGGGAGGATACTGAAACcacctttttctccttttcgtTTCTGTCTTCATGCAGATAGCACCAAAAAGGACTCAGATTCAACTCCAGTCAAAGGAGGGACAGAAATGGGTGAGTTTATTGAACCAACTACAAAAATGCATTACCAAAGCAGGTAAAATGCTGTACGTGCCAGTGATTTTCCTCTTTGTGTAACTCACCATTTTTGATCAATCTATTGATCAGTGTGTTATAATTGACCCTCCTTTTATGTGATTTGTACAGATGAGCAAGAGGACGAATCAATGGAAACGACAGGAAAGGTATTGTAGTCTTGAGAAGTTcagttttttagaaaaaaatataaaaacttggCAGAATAAAACATGGActtacaaaaaataataaagcgAATGAAGTAATTTATGTGAGCTGGAATGTGTGTttaaacaggaagaggaggaaggctCTCCGAGTGTGAAGGGGGAACCAGTGAAGGGCTCAGACCTTCACGAGGACAACGTGACTGAGCAAACACACCACATCATCATACCCAGCTATGCTGCCTGGTTCGACTACAACAGGTGAGGACAGGATTCACCTAGCCGTTTCCACTAGTAACAGTTGGTTGTTTTCTATCTGTATAAATTTAAGCTGTTTTTCGTCAGTGCATTGTATGTAACTGTGGTGTTTAACAATAAAGACATCTTGAATGTTGATCTTCAAGCTATAAAATTCAACCTCAGTAAGTAACAATGAGTGTGTCCGAACTCATAGTCACACTAACTTATACCTCGTACTTTTAATGCAGCGTTCATGCCATAGAGCGCAGAGCTCTACCAGAGTTTTTCAATGGGAAAAACAAATCTAAAACGCCTGAAATGTGAGTATTAATTCTTACAAGACATTATTATTCAGATGTTTTCTGAAGACTGACTGTATTGATGCTAAAATAAAGGTGGTAATATTTTAGTTGTCCTTTCTCCTTGTCTTTCCTTCAGTTACCTGGCATACAGAAACTTCATGATTGACACCTACAGACTGAACCCTCAGGAGTACCTGACCTCCACCGCCTGCCGTAGGAACCTGGCAGGAGATGTTTGTGCCATAATGAGGTAGGTGGAGGacagatatttatttttttttacttttcaaagCTATCATGCTGTCAGGTAAAACTGGTCTGTGTGTATTGGTCTGCAGGGTCCACGCATTCCTGGAACAGTGGGGACTGATCAACTACCAGGTGGACTCCGAGAGCCGGCCCACACCCATGGGTCCCCCGCCCACCTCTCATTTCCACGTCCTGGCAGATACTCCCTCCAGTCTGGTGCCACTGCAGCCCAAGACAGCCCAGGTCTGCATACATTCAGAtatgaaaacacaaatacagggtttccgcggggttttaaaaagtattaaaaagtgataaatgaaaattgccaaatttaaggccattaaaagtgttaaattcactgtcagaggtattatttttttttaaattggtattattttttaccttttacatttaagcagtctattttattgtcattcacaaagtgaaataaatgtgaaacatctggtcaacatcaatgagtctataaatctgttctgtatagtgttctatagttcaaaatctgtattaatgttaaaaggtccctgattaacacttaatgttgtgaccgttttttaaaaaaatctgaaggtagtgaaaaaggtattaaattggtattaaatttaacataaggattgctgtataaaccctgaaaTAGGCACAtgcagattttcttttcttctttttaaccaCCCCCTCTTGCACTCTGGCCTCATAGACCCCTGCCACCCAGCAGATGATGTCATTCCCAGATAAGGTGAAGGACAAGCCATCAGATCTGCAAAACTTTGGTCTGCGGACTGACATGTACAACAAAAAGACCGGATCTGCAAAGGTAAAAAGTACAAGAAGATAAAAAAGACTATTTTGACTGTAACTGCTGTATGACCTACATTATTATCAATTACTTGCATGAAGAAAGTGGTTTCCTTTTTCTGTGTGCAGAACAAGACTGCAGCAAGCTCCATGAGAGACTGGACAGAGCAAGAAACACTACTATTACTTGAGGTATAAACCAAATTTACTAAATTAAACTATCTGTAATAATCTCCCACTGAGAGACAAAGCAAGACGGAGCGGTACAGTTAAGAGCTGTCTCCACTTTTTTCAGGGCCTGGAGATGTACAAGGACGACTGGAACAAAGTGTCTGAACATGTGGGCAGCCGTACGCAGGATGAGTGCATCTTGCATTTCCTGCGGTTGCCCATTGAAGACCCATACTTGGAGGACAGTTCCTCGTCTCTGGGACCACTAGCGTACCAGCCAATACCTTTCAGCCAAGCAGGAAACCCTGTCATGAGCACAGTGGCCTTCCTTGCTTCTGTAGTCGACCCACGAGTGGCCTCTGCTGCAGCCAAGTCTGCTCTTGGTGAGAAAAggctttgtttttcatttgtaaataaaacaaaatagatcATCAGTGTATCACTAACAACTTTCTGGAGAAGGCAAAGTCTTGATGTGAGCTAAAATGCATCATTTCTGATACAgggaatagaaaaataaattatatctAACCCCTTTAGTTGGTTTCTAGttcattattaattaatttacaGGGCAAAAACAGCTTAGGCTAAGCTAAGCTTTAAAAAGGATTTATGTGATCCCATCAATGTATTAGATGTACTGTGAGGTGGGTAAAACAGAAAGGTTccttaaaatgttttgtttctagagcaaaaaaggaatattatcATTCAGTCATTTATCGTAAACAACTATAAATCTTTATTGTTTTATCAAATTAGTAACATTGATGTTCCTCTCCTTCTCAGAGGAGTTTTCGCGTATGAAGGAGGAGGTACCTGCCGCGCTTGTTGAGGCTCATGTGCGGCGGGTGGAGGAAGCAGCGAGGGTCAGCGGCCGTCAGGATCCTCTGTACGGCCTGGAGGGAAGTGGTATCGCTGGCACCGGGCtggaggagggagagagaccTGGTTGGGAAAACACATGCACGGAACATTTCAAATTACAAACCAGAAATAATAATGACTGGGATGAACCATGAACTTAAATCAGTTCTGATGTGTCTTGTCTGTAGATGAAAGCAATGATGAAAATAAGAGTGATAGTCAatcaaatgaggagaagagagAAGCTAAGGTATGATGCATCTTCACCATAAGattaaattggtattttttaattttctttatttgtGAGTTCTACTGATGAGCATCTGTGGGTCTTTTCGTACTTTGGTTACTTTAACCACACAGGACAGCAAAGAGGGAGCgacggaggaagaggagaagcagGCGGAGAATGggaagaaggaggaggaaagaGGACGAGAagcagagggagagagggaggcagACAAGACAGAGCCTGAAATGGGTACGAAAAGGCTCACAACAAGTTGGAAACAATGTTCTGGTCAAAAGagctaaatatatatttttcctccACTAGGTGATGGGGAGAAGGAGAAGGATGGAAAAGAGGGAACAGAAGAAGGACAAAGAGAGGGCGAGAgtgaaggagaaaggaaggctAAGGTGGAACGTGATGTCGGGGAAGGAAACCTGGCAACTGCTGCTGCCTCCGCCTTAGCGGCTGCTGCTGTCAAAGCCAAGGTAAAGCTGAAACCATGTTGACATCGTTCGTGttgcctgttttctgtttcacTGTTACTATCATGTAAGAGTCTCCTCTACTTTATTCCCAGCATTTGGCAGCAGTGGAAGAGAGGAAGATCAAATCTCTCGTCGCTCTGCTCGTGGAGACTCAAATGAAGAAGCTTGAGATAAAACTGCGACACTTTGAAGAACTGGAAACCATCATggacagagagagggaggcgGTGAGTGAGGGACCAAGTGGCATCATGTGCTCAGTTGATCGAATGTTTTTACTAAATGATTTGACGTCTGTACGCGTTTGCAGCTGGAGTACCAGCGGCAGCAGCTACTTGCCGACCGTCAGTCCTTCCACATGGAGCAGCTGAAGTACGCTGAGATGAGGGCTCGTCAGCAGCACTTCCAGCAGattcaacaccagcagcacaACCAAGCGGGGGGTCCTCACTCCACCCAGACACCCTCAGGTCCGCCACAGCAAGGAGCGACTGCAAGTCAACCAGCTCCCAGCACACCAGCACCACCGGCAGCGCCCAGTCCCGCACCAGCATCCTCTTCAGCCCCAGCTCCCGAGTCCCAATCACATCAAGGCGCTCATACCTCGCCGCCCGGCCCCCCAGGCCAGGCCCCGCCTGCTCACTCCAGCTCCAGCACTACACCTGCACTCAATGGTGAGTTACACATTAAAGCACAGCAGATTTAATAGTATTTCATCAAAATGGTAGAAGTTTGCCTTCACGTCCTCCATTACTTTTATAACTGGAGAGCATCCCAGCAGACAAGTCTGTCTCACTTTTGACCATGAGCCCAGACCTATGGAAGCGTAATGCATTCACTTGGAAATGCATTTTCgctataatttttttcttttttttgtggtaaTTTTGTCCGCCCTGTTTTTCgttgtaacccccccccctccgccaCGTTTAGAAAGCATCGGAAACCATCAGATtcattcctttattaacagcttGATTTAATAGAAGCAAACATGACTGACTTGTTTAGTTTAATCAAGTTTTACTTTGATCTGGGTTTGAAACGCTGGGAGATAGTCCTGTCTTTATGGTAAAtagcttacacttatatagcgctttccagctgtactcctacagccccaaagcgctttacactgtagacattcacccacacacgcacacattcacacaccagttGTCGGTGGAGCTGCCATACaaggcgctggcctgacaaccgggagcaaccgggggattcagtgtctttggGGGGGATTcagacactttggtggacacaggaggaactagggatcgaaccactgaccttcaggttcatgggtgaacgctctaccaactgagccaccttccccacTTTAAGCCATATAGATGGTATTACCATTAGTTTGTCCACTTTACGCAGACACCTGAGGACTTCCCGGTTGTTCAGACGGAAAGCCCATTCAGATCTCCTCAACGTAGCAATGTTTCTCCAGGAGCAGTTGGACAGATATGGCATGCTTCATGGATACAAGATGATGCATATGAAATGCATTCAAGCTGGCTTTGTAGTGGCCCAATAGTTTCAGGAGACTACTGAGAATATTGGATCTGCAGTGTGCAGCCTTCGTAGCGTATGGGTGGAAAAAATTTCCTCGAAAAACTGAGAAAAATATCCCTAATAacagggccaaaaaaaaaaaaacccacaaaaaacaaaaaaaaaaattatcgcAAAAAACATACAGGAGCACCTTGAGACAGGACGTTATCGAGGGGTCCCAGAAGAAGAGAGGATTTGTCCTTACTGTAATATTAATGATATTGAAAATgagttccattttttattttactgtccTTTGTATCATGAGCTGCGTCAAAAATTATTTGATAGATGTAAGAATCtggatttgatgtgggtaagtgatgctgagagactcaaatggatttttgatcataaactatttgcacttgctgactatttggagaaagcgtgggataaacgaagaaaagtaacatatatttaaaaatatccattctggtttttgatttatttatttattttagtttttccgGTGTTcattgtgcagctcccaattaagtgcgtgtgatattgtgtatttgatgattttctgtttctggtgtcttataatcccgtaaagggatgggtcttcggacatgacacaaaaataaaaattcattcattcattcattcattcattcattcattcattcattcattcattcattcattcatacaggtTGTTTTATTTCACTATTTCAGGCTGAGAAAGAGCTAATTATTCATGCTTTTGACCAGAAATGTAGATTGTTAGATTCTGCAAGATGCAACAAGATGTTCCCCTCCCCTTCTGTTACCTGCGTGTTCCCGAAACAAAGAGTTGGATTGTGCAGATGTGCAAGTCGGCTTGgttttttttagtgaataagaCTAAAAGTCTACACTGAATGTATTTTCATAACTCACTTGTCTGGCAGATGCTTTTGCATCATTTGAACCCAAGTTTGACCAAATCAAGTTCCCCCAAGACAGTTTTTCATGGGCACTGTTACTTCATCCTGGTTCCGTTGgaagaaaaacagacaaaaaaaggcTGGTTTTAAAGAAGTAGGGGTTGTACTGTAAAATCAATTAGTACCAcattttactttctttctttgtctttatattTTCTCTCGTTTCCCCCCCACAGAATCGAGTGCCCCTGTTCCCGGAGAGACACTCCACATTGCAGCACCCGTCCCTCCACCACagtgagagaaaaaagaagataaattgCTTGAGAATGACTGACCACGTCAAAACCTGCCTGTATCATCTGAAATGAAGAATTTATCAACCGAAGGAAGACATAGAACACATTTTATATTTTCAGTTCCCAAAAGGACGGTCGatgtgtgacaaaaaaaaaaaaaaaaaatgacaaacttATATCCACCTCCCTCTTGACTGTCTATTCAAACAGAAGTCCACTTCGAATTGAATCGACTCTTGAGGAAAATTGTTTTTCATCCTGTGGTCAACTGGACAGCAGCATCTCAACTCAGAATTGTAAGTGCAACACCAGAGATCTTAGGTAAATGTAGATGGTCTTACCAACATGCCAGCATTcaaggaaaagaagagaaaagactcATATTTTGTGTTCAGTGTTATGGGAATTGTTGCATTTATTTTCCTGCAACAGTTTGTCAGCTTGTGAAGACTCATACTTCACAATCTCTCCAGAGGCCCCAACCTCCCCACCCCATACTGTAGGTACGTATTAAGATTTatgtaagtaaaaaaaaaaaatacaaaaagaaagcacttttttattgtttcccAAGGTCTTGCCAAAAGACTTAAAGCATCCATCAAATTAAACTTTAGCACTTATATCGtccttttgttttcttaaatactTTGCCCTGCAGAAGATTTGGAAAACTGAATTGGAGACTTTAGTCTTTCCTCTATTTTTATGTAACACAAATAAATGGTCATTCCACAGGGTCATCCCTGAAGTTTACATGATTGCAGCCGTGAAAAGTCTGTAGTGAAGGAAAAGATGTCGGTCCAAGAAGCCTGTTTGAAATTACATGAACCTCGTTTGAATGCAGTTTGAGACAATGTACTGTAGATTGGATTTGctgttacaaacacatattttgTTATCCTGTAACGATACTATGGAAACTATTTGAAAGTACTGGGAGCTTGAGGTCCTGAAAAGACCTCCCTTtgatcattttaaaatgttaattcCTACAGTTTTTAGAAGCACttagagaaaaacatttcaatGTTTGCAAGCGTGGATGACGGGAAGCATCCAGGCTGTAGTTCAATGAGGGACGTAGTTGTGTTTGGGAGCTAGATGACTGAAGAACACCTGGAATAAAATGGTTAGTGACCTTTTGGCGACCATAAATGTACTTATTCAGAATTTGGTTCTGTGTCATCAACTAAGCCAAACTGTTTTTATAATCATGTTGATATCACTTTTATTCAGTGAGTTGTATTGTGATTGCTTGGGAAGTGTGTAGGATTTTAAGCAGCTTGTTTTCCGCGGTGCATTTGACATTAAAGATGGAAGAAACGTTAACCTTGTCAAAGACGAGGGAGCACCTTAAAACAGCTGACAATGGAGAACTGTGTCCTTAATATCTGCAACAATATCCTCACTTTAATCCTgtcattttatatatttttttaaatgttttttctttgataCGTCAACATTGTGACTGTATATTATTACCCTTGTAGCCTGTATTTACCCTCTCAAATGTTTGATGCAGACAGTTTAGCTGGGTCTGTCTGAGATGTGACTGTGATCAAGTGTGTATGTGGAACGCATGCCATTAGGTAAATCATGTTACCGCTCAGTTTTTATTTAAGTGCCATCAGTCGTGTGTTCATCaagctggaagaaaaaaaaagaaaaaaaaactgcttcgTTCTGCACACGGCGCGTCACATCAGTATCATGAAGTTTAACCCAGTTGATGGTGAAACTTTGCAGTTAATGTCCGTCAAGCCAGTATTGCAGTGCTCACCACTGCCGTGAGCCTAAATGGACTTCTTTTATCTGTGTTATGACATTGTGTGGATTTTGTGATATGAAATAAGTGTACGTTCAGTTTCTGTATGTTTTTCACTTTGCTGAAGGTAGCAGCAGTTACGTTATACAGTagaaaattgaattttttttccccGGTCTGTAAAATCCTCACATTAGTGCTGAAAGTTACTATGGCAGTTTGTAAGAAAAGACGTCAAAACCGGTTTTAATTACAAAATGTtcgagaaaaaataaaagtgtgaAGAAGGGTCACCAAGGGGCGTGATTTGTTTACCGGCAACAGTCGAATCGCTTAGACTAAATCTAGATTGATTTAGGACATATTTCTTGATTCATGTTTACATATATTCACTTAAAGATAAAACACCCAACAGCCCTTTTATGAAAAGCTCAAATGTTGGGAAGCCATAAACACCTATACTTTGAGAACATGCCAGATTTAAAGGAACTTGCAtatgttttttggtttttaatttaaacCTTTAGGCTTTGAAATCAGGGTTTTTGACTAAAATCAGTCATACAGGCAACTTTTGTCAATCTGTActcaattaaaatgtttttatacagTTTATTCTGACTATTTTTCTATATATTCATCAAGTGTTTCCCAGATatccaaatattttaaaaacggGAATATGTAAAAACAGACTTGAACACCACTGGACACTTAATAAACCATATATTTTTAATTCATTACATATAAGTGAAGAATGTGACATTATCATATCCATCCAAAGAAAACAAGACTGGGAATGACTGACAGGTGACAAAGGTGAACCCGTCACTTCTGATTGTGCCTGCAAGGATGAAAAATGTTTGGAACAAAATGAAAGTTTCTTCACATTAGACAAAAAAggcacttaaaataaataaataaataaatacagtaacATAAATACAGACTTGTTGGAGGTAAAGTGACATGGATGAGAGGTcaagacagaagaaaaaaagaatcataTTCATAATTTAAATTAAAGCGTGAAGTGTGTATCCTAAATCCTCAACCGCTCATCACCATCCGGACAAGTTCTGAGGAGAGACAGAGAAACTCAGCGTTAGTAGATGAGAGTTTAGACATTTCCTCATTCTCTAATCAAACATATAATGTAACCATCTATAACTGTGAAACACAAACACCAGTTGGTCGGCGTGCAATGTAAAGAATCAAAGAATTGCACTGCTATAAACAGTCAGAaccgttttatttttcattcaacaACGTTGTGCATTTAACGAAATGTGCTTTCATTCTATTTATACAGTGATTTACCTTCATAGTTGATGCAGCCGTTGGCATCCTCATGTCCTGCTAAAAGAGTCTCTACTTCTTCTTCTGTCATTTTTTCACCTGAAGCACACAAAATACTTTAAGCTAATTTTCACACAAGACACAACAGCAGGGTTGTTGCTACAGATAACCGCCTGAGGTGTTCAAGATGTGACAAGAAAGACGACCATTGACTTATAAGACCTTATTTGCACAGCCTTGGTATTTTGTAGGCCTTACCTAATGTGGTGAGGACATGACGCAGCTCTGCTCCCATCACTGTGCCATTACCCTCTTTGTCAAAGACACGCAGGCCTTCAACAATATCCTCAAAAGAACCCTGGTCTTTGTTTTTAGCGATGGCCTGAAGCATGGGGAGGAACTGCTCAAAATCCAGCATTTTATGGTTCATCTCTGTTGAGGGTAAATATAAAACTCAATTAATTCTTCACAAAAGGTTTATTTTACAATCTCACAACTTTTTCAAGCTTCTTTCTTCATGATAAGGACTTTGTGTACTTCATAATGGTTTATACACCTCTGTAGAAACCTCGAGTGCTTTAAAGATGTGATTACTCTACATGCTTCCCACCACAAGTCATCTTAGCATAAGCATGTATACTCGTTCTTTTAGGTTGTATCTTAAGAAGTTGTGGTTGCAATTGGCTCATGTCATTTGTGATGGGTGATTCGGTGGCTTGCCTTCTAACTTGGGGTTTCCCAGCACTTTGAGCACCTCAGCATTGACAGGGTTCTGTCCCAGGGCTCGCATTACATCCCCACACTGGCTGTAGGTGATTTTCCCCTCACCCGTGCGGTCAAACAACAGAAAGGCCTCCTTGAACTCTAATGGAGAGACAAAGATCAACAAGTCTAGTTCAGATGTGCAGTTTACACAAGGCTACATAGTTCTATGGGCAGACATTTACCAAAGAGCTTCCAAACCCAGAGATAAAACATTTATTGAAGGAAGTTGATATATCTTGATTTGCCTAAAGCTGTTAACACAAACCAGCGAGCGCATATTTACAGCAGTAGTCGTCCCTGACACTGCTGGATAGGTAGGTATCCTGACATGATATCTGTGTGTCGGTGTCATATCAGAGTTCAAAAGCAAATTAGTTCTGCACATGTCCGATGATGTCATTTCCCCAACTGACAAGTCATTTTCATATTATGACATGTAATGACAGTTGTTGAAACATGCACTAGCCTGGTCATTTTGATGGTAAAAACAGTGATCAGAGAAACATTTGTATGATTTTACTTGGTTGGGCAGCTTATAAAAAGTGGTCTCCTAAGTATTTTCTGCAAGTCTGGCTAGATCTACCTCTAAAAGCCAATCAATATTCACTATTGCACCTCCACAAACAGATCTTGAGATGAGCTTTGGAGTCAGTTATGTTGCTATAGATTATCAGCTGGCAGGATAAGGATCTGCTGCTATTTTGATTTGGAATAGAAATACAAATACGGTAAGATAAACGCAAGGATCAATTAATCTCACATTTGATGCAGGTGGCCAGATCAGTGTGATCAAATATGCACACTACACTTCAGTATTACAGGCCATCAGTGAGGGTATCATGAAGCGTCCTTGTGTTGTCGTCGTCCGCAGACATGTCTTAAGGACAACACAAAACATACTGCGTTATGCATAAAAGACTAAATCTGCATTACTTGGGTGAGACTACTTGTAGACAGTGGAGTTAGGGCACAGTTGGAGAAATGACTGTCTTTACAGGTGCTTGTTGAAATGGAAAAGCACTGATGGGCTGGTAGGTGGAGTAAAGCACATTGTGTTGTGTTAAAAAGCAGCTTTCCATGCCTGTAAACAGATCAGTAAAGTCAGGACCATAAACCAATTCACTAAATGTTCAACTGCTTAACACAAATCCTCTTAAAAGACTGCTGACACTTCACACAAATACAATGGAAATTGTCCCCATCGACGTGCAGGTTATTCAAAAGTTGTATTAAATATGATTCAGCCTTCAAGCAACACACGTGTACATTTCACacagttaaatgttttaatatccTCTCTCTCAGCTCGGTTTATCATCATTTACCTGCAGGGATCCAGCAGTTCTCACGTGCACATTTTGAGCTACAAAGTCAGAAGTCATAAAGCTATTTCAAGAATGTGCCAATGACATTACTTTGACATAATAGTCATCAGATTTCTTAAAAGCCCTTCTGATAACCGTAAATCGAGAACTTACCCAAAATCTGATCCTCTGTAAAGTCAGACTGGTTGAAGCAagtcaagaaagaaagaaataaaagaagagaATTCAAATTAAATGGTGTaaccgagaaaaaaaaagatgtattgAATAAACA
This genomic window from Cololabis saira isolate AMF1-May2022 chromosome 8, fColSai1.1, whole genome shotgun sequence contains:
- the smarcc2 gene encoding SWI/SNF complex subunit SMARCC2 isoform X2, whose amino-acid sequence is MAVRKKDGGPNVKYFEASDTVSQFDNVRVWLGKNYKKYIQAEPPTNKSLSSLVVQLLQFQEEVFGRHVSNPPLTKLPMKCFLDFKSGGALCHILAAAYKFKSDQGWFDFQNPSRMDRNVEMFMTIEKSLVQNNCLTRPVIYLSSDIEPKLLGKLKDIIKRHQGTVTEDKTSSSHVVVPIPASLEEEEWVRPVMKRDKQVLLHWGYFPDSYDTWIPASEIEAAVEDAPSPEKPRKVHAKWILDLDQYNEWMNEEDYEVGEGCPKRKRISAKTLTDEVTTPDERRDKKPSSAKKRKRSPSPSPTPPPQESKKKNTKKGPTTPYTKSKRGQREEEQEDLSKDLDEASPVPASEEGNTAKTNSTKKDSDSTPVKGGTEMDEQEDESMETTGKEEEEGSPSVKGEPVKGSDLHEDNVTEQTHHIIIPSYAAWFDYNSVHAIERRALPEFFNGKNKSKTPEIYLAYRNFMIDTYRLNPQEYLTSTACRRNLAGDVCAIMRVHAFLEQWGLINYQVDSESRPTPMGPPPTSHFHVLADTPSSLVPLQPKTAQTPATQQMMSFPDKVKDKPSDLQNFGLRTDMYNKKTGSAKNKTAASSMRDWTEQETLLLLEGLEMYKDDWNKVSEHVGSRTQDECILHFLRLPIEDPYLEDSSSSLGPLAYQPIPFSQAGNPVMSTVAFLASVVDPRVASAAAKSALEEFSRMKEEVPAALVEAHVRRVEEAARVSGRQDPLYGLEGSGIAGTGLEEGERPDESNDENKSDSQSNEEKREAKDSKEGATEEEEKQAENGKKEEERGREAEGEREADKTEPEMGDGEKEKDGKEGTEEGQREGESEGERKAKVERDVGEGNLATAAASALAAAAVKAKHLAAVEERKIKSLVALLVETQMKKLEIKLRHFEELETIMDREREALEYQRQQLLADRQSFHMEQLKYAEMRARQQHFQQIQHQQHNQAGGPHSTQTPSGPPQQGATASQPAPSTPAPPAAPSPAPASSSAPAPESQSHQGAHTSPPGPPGQAPPAHSSSSTTPALNESSAPVPGETLHIAAPVPPPQ
- the smarcc2 gene encoding SWI/SNF complex subunit SMARCC2 isoform X1, encoding MAVRKKDGGPNVKYFEASDTVSQFDNVRVWLGKNYKKYIQAEPPTNKSLSSLVVQLLQFQEEVFGRHVSNPPLTKLPMKCFLDFKSGGALCHILAAAYKFKSDQGWRRFDFQNPSRMDRNVEMFMTIEKSLVQNNCLTRPVIYLSSDIEPKLLGKLKDIIKRHQGTVTEDKTSSSHVVVPIPASLEEEEWVRPVMKRDKQVLLHWGYFPDSYDTWIPASEIEAAVEDAPSPEKPRKVHAKWILDLDQYNEWMNEEDYEVGEGCPKRKRISAKTLTDEVTTPDERRDKKPSSAKKRKRSPSPSPTPPPQESKKKNTKKGPTTPYTKSKRGQREEEQEDLSKDLDEASPVPASEEGNTAKTNSTKKDSDSTPVKGGTEMDEQEDESMETTGKEEEEGSPSVKGEPVKGSDLHEDNVTEQTHHIIIPSYAAWFDYNSVHAIERRALPEFFNGKNKSKTPEIYLAYRNFMIDTYRLNPQEYLTSTACRRNLAGDVCAIMRVHAFLEQWGLINYQVDSESRPTPMGPPPTSHFHVLADTPSSLVPLQPKTAQTPATQQMMSFPDKVKDKPSDLQNFGLRTDMYNKKTGSAKNKTAASSMRDWTEQETLLLLEGLEMYKDDWNKVSEHVGSRTQDECILHFLRLPIEDPYLEDSSSSLGPLAYQPIPFSQAGNPVMSTVAFLASVVDPRVASAAAKSALEEFSRMKEEVPAALVEAHVRRVEEAARVSGRQDPLYGLEGSGIAGTGLEEGERPDESNDENKSDSQSNEEKREAKDSKEGATEEEEKQAENGKKEEERGREAEGEREADKTEPEMGDGEKEKDGKEGTEEGQREGESEGERKAKVERDVGEGNLATAAASALAAAAVKAKHLAAVEERKIKSLVALLVETQMKKLEIKLRHFEELETIMDREREALEYQRQQLLADRQSFHMEQLKYAEMRARQQHFQQIQHQQHNQAGGPHSTQTPSGPPQQGATASQPAPSTPAPPAAPSPAPASSSAPAPESQSHQGAHTSPPGPPGQAPPAHSSSSTTPALNESSAPVPGETLHIAAPVPPPQ